Proteins co-encoded in one Streptomyces sp. NBC_01283 genomic window:
- a CDS encoding spherulation-specific family 4 protein has product MPHLTSTATGTAHTDVRLGFGIPGFAHPLVAPAEWSELTRPSTPLHWVVLNVSRGPGDRPDPHCLEAAGRLRNAGVRVLGHLDVTYGARSFGELISDAHRYLDWYQVDGFSLDRCPSERAALPEVRRTVTTLRALCDDAHIVLGHGTHPYPGYAESADQLVTFSGPWSDYRWSQVAEWTADYPPERFCHFVHGMPRGHLDEALRIARWQGASTIYFTDRIDGRGADDPWESMPGYWDEIVSRIGTGVSE; this is encoded by the coding sequence ATGCCGCATCTGACCAGCACAGCCACGGGCACCGCACACACCGACGTACGACTCGGCTTCGGCATCCCCGGCTTCGCGCACCCTCTCGTCGCGCCCGCCGAATGGTCCGAACTCACCCGACCCAGTACCCCTTTGCACTGGGTCGTCCTGAATGTGAGCAGGGGACCGGGGGACCGGCCCGACCCGCACTGCCTGGAGGCGGCAGGACGGCTGCGGAACGCGGGCGTGCGTGTTCTCGGTCACCTCGACGTGACGTACGGCGCCCGCAGCTTCGGGGAGCTCATCTCCGACGCCCACCGCTACCTCGACTGGTACCAGGTCGACGGCTTCTCGCTGGACCGGTGCCCTTCGGAGCGCGCGGCGCTCCCGGAGGTGCGCAGGACGGTCACGACGCTGCGCGCGCTCTGCGACGACGCGCACATCGTCCTGGGGCACGGCACCCATCCGTACCCCGGATACGCCGAATCCGCCGACCAGTTGGTGACCTTCTCCGGCCCCTGGAGCGACTACCGCTGGTCACAGGTGGCCGAGTGGACCGCCGACTATCCGCCCGAGCGCTTCTGCCACTTCGTGCACGGCATGCCGCGCGGCCATCTCGACGAGGCGCTGCGCATCGCACGCTGGCAGGGCGCGTCTACGATCTACTTCACCGACCGCATCGACGGCCGGGGGGCGGACGACCCGTGGGAGTCCATGCCCGGGTACTGGGACGAAATCGTCTCGCGCATCGGAACAGGTGTCTCGGAATGA
- a CDS encoding NAD-dependent epimerase/dehydratase family protein, with the protein MRVLLIGANGYLGRFVADRLLADPAVQLTALGRGDDSDVRFDLASGSPGALTRFLDAVHPGVVINCAGATRGGARELTRHNTVAVATICEALRRSGCGARLVQLGCAAEYGPSQPGSSTAEDAVPRPGGPYGVSKLAATELVLGSGLDAVVLRVFSPAGPGTPAGSPLGRLAEAMRRAMQAGDGELKLGGLGVQRDFIDVRDVARAVHAASLSAAQGVVNIGAGRAVRLRDAAAVLARVAGYGGALHELDQGALRQSIGHPRTESDHGSPAAYPYPDGCGSWQQADVRTARDRLGWRPRINLEESLADIWMEAACRI; encoded by the coding sequence ATGAGGGTGCTGCTGATCGGAGCCAACGGATACCTCGGCCGGTTCGTCGCCGACCGGCTGCTCGCCGACCCGGCGGTGCAGCTCACCGCGCTCGGCCGCGGCGACGACTCGGACGTACGGTTCGACCTCGCGAGCGGCAGCCCCGGCGCGCTCACCCGCTTCCTGGACGCCGTGCACCCGGGCGTCGTCATCAACTGCGCGGGCGCCACCCGCGGCGGTGCCCGCGAGCTGACCCGGCACAACACCGTCGCCGTCGCCACGATCTGCGAGGCCCTGCGCCGCAGCGGATGCGGGGCGCGGCTCGTGCAGCTCGGCTGCGCCGCCGAGTACGGGCCGAGCCAGCCCGGGTCCTCGACCGCCGAGGACGCCGTGCCCAGGCCCGGCGGACCGTACGGCGTCAGCAAGCTCGCGGCCACCGAACTGGTCCTCGGCTCGGGCCTCGATGCCGTCGTCCTGCGGGTGTTCTCGCCCGCGGGGCCCGGCACCCCGGCCGGCTCGCCGCTCGGGCGGCTGGCCGAGGCCATGCGGCGCGCCATGCAGGCCGGGGACGGCGAGCTTAAGCTCGGGGGGCTCGGCGTCCAGCGGGACTTCATCGACGTACGCGACGTGGCGCGCGCCGTGCACGCCGCCTCGCTCTCCGCCGCGCAGGGGGTCGTGAACATCGGCGCGGGCCGTGCCGTGCGGCTGCGGGACGCGGCGGCCGTCCTGGCGCGCGTCGCCGGGTACGGCGGAGCCCTGCACGAGCTCGACCAAGGCGCCCTGCGGCAATCCATCGGGCACCCCCGCACCGAATCCGACCACGGGAGCCCGGCCGCCTATCCCTATCCCGACGGGTGCGGCAGCTGGCAGCAGGCCGATGTGCGCACCGCGCGCGACCGGCTCGGCTGGCGCCCCCGGATCAACCTCGAAGAATCACTCGCCGACATCTGGATGGAGGCGGCATGCCGCATCTGA
- a CDS encoding DUF3492 domain-containing protein produces the protein MRIGLLTEGGYPYVSGDARLWCDRLVRGLGQHEFDIYALSRSARQEAQGWIELPPQVNRVRTAPLWTVDDDGVAFGAGYGRRARRRFAECFGELAAVVCDSGAAGAARDSGDSDALADRFGSALYGLAELARDQGGLVAALRSEAAVRALEGACRAPGALRAARTARVSDLLVVAGLLERALRPLSLDWYGDDALGAVDLCHATSGGPAAVPGLLAQHFSGVPLLVTEYGVQLRAHYLATGDEALSAPARALLTSFHGRLAAEVYGKATIITPGNTHARRWQERCGAERAKLRTVYPGMEASRFAEVGEREDPGDPDTLLWVGRIEPAKDLISLLHAFAEVRKEEPKARLRIVGAPAEGPEAAAYLAHCRALAAQLFPDEAEGAHAVGDNPVSFEEIGAPDVPELADAYAAGSVVVLSSVVEGFPISLVEAMFCGRATVSTDVGAVVEVIGGTGLVVPPRNPRALAEACVALLRDAGRRDRLGAAARARALELFTVEQNTEAFRGIYLEIVSHCPVRREALDDAGEPVPFGNPAEACMPGRWAVAAGGADAGSGGAPSWAQEADGPERLKGAGV, from the coding sequence GTGCGCATCGGACTGCTTACGGAGGGTGGCTATCCGTATGTGAGCGGTGACGCCAGGCTCTGGTGCGACCGGCTCGTACGCGGGCTCGGGCAGCACGAATTCGACATCTACGCCCTCAGCCGCAGCGCACGGCAGGAGGCGCAGGGCTGGATCGAGCTGCCGCCCCAGGTGAACCGCGTGCGGACGGCGCCCCTGTGGACGGTCGACGACGACGGCGTGGCCTTCGGGGCCGGGTACGGACGGCGGGCGCGGCGGCGCTTCGCGGAGTGCTTCGGCGAACTGGCCGCGGTGGTGTGCGACTCCGGAGCGGCGGGCGCCGCGAGGGACTCCGGCGACTCCGACGCGTTGGCGGACCGTTTCGGCAGTGCGCTTTACGGCCTCGCCGAACTCGCCAGGGACCAGGGCGGCCTCGTCGCCGCACTGCGCTCCGAAGCGGCCGTGCGCGCTCTGGAGGGCGCGTGCCGCGCGCCGGGCGCACTCCGCGCCGCGCGCACCGCACGGGTGTCCGACCTGCTCGTCGTGGCGGGACTCCTGGAGCGCGCCCTGCGACCGCTCTCCCTCGACTGGTACGGCGACGACGCCCTCGGCGCGGTCGACCTGTGCCACGCCACGTCCGGCGGCCCGGCGGCGGTCCCCGGCCTCCTCGCCCAGCACTTCTCCGGAGTGCCGCTCCTGGTCACCGAGTACGGCGTGCAGCTGCGGGCGCACTACCTCGCGACCGGCGACGAGGCACTGAGCGCCCCGGCGCGCGCGCTGCTCACCTCCTTCCACGGCAGGCTCGCCGCCGAGGTGTACGGCAAGGCCACGATCATCACCCCCGGCAACACGCACGCCCGCCGCTGGCAGGAGCGGTGCGGCGCCGAGCGGGCGAAGCTGCGCACGGTCTACCCCGGCATGGAGGCGTCCCGCTTCGCGGAGGTCGGCGAGCGGGAGGACCCGGGCGACCCCGACACCCTCCTCTGGGTCGGGCGCATCGAACCGGCCAAGGACCTGATCTCCCTGCTCCACGCCTTCGCGGAGGTCCGCAAGGAGGAGCCGAAGGCGCGGCTGCGCATCGTCGGGGCGCCCGCGGAAGGCCCGGAGGCGGCGGCGTACCTCGCGCACTGCAGAGCGCTCGCCGCGCAGCTCTTCCCCGACGAGGCGGAGGGCGCGCACGCCGTCGGCGACAACCCCGTGTCCTTCGAGGAGATCGGCGCACCCGACGTGCCCGAACTCGCGGACGCGTACGCCGCGGGCAGCGTCGTCGTCCTGTCGAGCGTCGTCGAGGGCTTCCCGATCAGCCTGGTCGAGGCGATGTTCTGCGGACGCGCGACGGTCTCCACGGATGTGGGAGCGGTCGTCGAGGTCATCGGCGGCACCGGCCTCGTGGTGCCGCCCCGCAATCCGAGGGCGCTCGCCGAGGCGTGCGTGGCGCTGCTGCGCGACGCCGGGCGACGCGACCGGCTCGGCGCCGCGGCGCGTGCGCGAGCGCTCGAACTGTTCACCGTGGAGCAGAACACCGAAGCCTTCCGCGGCATCTACCTGGAGATCGTCTCGCACTGCCCCGTGCGCAGGGAAGCGCTCGACGACGCGGGCGAGCCCGTGCCGTTCGGCAATCCGGCGGAGGCCTGCATGCCGGGCCGGTGGGCGGTCGCCGCGGGCGGCGCGGACGCGGGCTCGGGCGGCGCGCCCAGCTGGGCGCAAGAGGCGGACGGACCGGAGCGGTTGAAGGGGGCGGGGGTATGA
- a CDS encoding dipeptide ABC transporter ATP-binding protein, producing MSRTAASLVQVTDLVVDFGDTRAVDRLSFTLEKGAALGIVGESGSGKSTVASALLGLHRGTGAGVGGEVLVGGIDVQKASGDELRRLRGGKAAMVFQDPLSSLDPYYAVGDQIAEVYRVHTGASRRAARARAADVLDRVGIPDAARRARSRPHEFSGGMRQRALIAMALACEPELLIADEPTTALDVTVQAQILDLLHVLRAETGMGLLLVTHDVGVAAESVDDVLVMRYGRAVERGPVREVLGAPADTYTRELLGAVPRVDSPREVSAPPAEGDVVLEAVDLRKEFGRGKRAFAAVDGVSLTVRRGETLGVVGESGSGKTTLGRMLVGLLDPSAGEIRHGGERTSGGGVRAGVQMVFQDPVSSLNPRRSIGESIADPLRARGMGVPPLERSREWGRDDSVVRARVRDLMERVGLDPAYYGRYPHEFSGGQRQRVGIARALAAEPRVIVCDEPVSALDVTTQAQVTALLAELQREHGLALVFIAHDLAVVRQVSDRIAVMRQGRIVEHGTVDEVYGAPQQAYTRQLLAAVPALDPEAAARRRTARRELAAA from the coding sequence ATGAGTCGTACTGCCGCGAGTCTCGTCCAAGTGACCGACCTGGTGGTCGACTTCGGGGACACGCGCGCCGTCGACCGGCTTTCCTTCACGCTGGAGAAGGGCGCCGCGCTCGGCATCGTCGGCGAGTCGGGGTCCGGCAAGAGCACGGTGGCGTCCGCGCTGCTCGGACTCCACCGGGGCACCGGCGCGGGCGTCGGCGGTGAGGTCCTCGTCGGCGGCATCGACGTACAGAAGGCGTCCGGTGACGAGTTGCGGCGGCTGCGGGGCGGGAAGGCGGCGATGGTCTTCCAGGACCCGCTGTCGTCCCTCGACCCGTACTACGCGGTGGGCGATCAGATCGCCGAGGTGTACCGCGTGCACACCGGCGCCTCGCGCAGGGCGGCACGCGCGCGTGCCGCCGACGTACTCGACCGGGTGGGCATCCCGGACGCCGCACGCAGGGCGCGGTCACGGCCGCACGAGTTCAGCGGCGGCATGCGGCAGCGCGCGCTCATCGCCATGGCCCTCGCCTGCGAACCCGAGCTCCTGATCGCCGACGAGCCGACGACCGCCCTGGACGTCACCGTGCAGGCCCAGATCCTCGACCTGCTGCACGTGCTGCGTGCCGAGACGGGGATGGGGCTGCTCCTGGTCACCCATGACGTGGGTGTCGCGGCGGAGAGCGTCGACGACGTCCTGGTCATGCGGTACGGGCGGGCCGTCGAACGAGGGCCGGTGCGGGAGGTGCTCGGGGCGCCCGCGGACACGTACACGCGGGAGCTGCTCGGGGCGGTGCCCCGGGTGGACTCGCCGCGGGAGGTGTCGGCGCCGCCCGCAGAGGGGGACGTCGTCCTCGAAGCGGTGGACCTGCGCAAGGAGTTCGGCCGCGGCAAGCGCGCCTTCGCCGCGGTGGACGGCGTCTCGCTCACGGTCCGCCGGGGCGAGACGCTCGGGGTCGTGGGGGAGAGCGGCAGCGGCAAGACGACCCTCGGCCGGATGCTCGTGGGGCTGCTCGACCCTTCGGCGGGGGAGATCCGGCACGGGGGCGAGAGGACGTCGGGCGGCGGTGTACGGGCCGGCGTGCAGATGGTGTTCCAGGACCCCGTCTCCTCGCTCAACCCGCGCCGCAGCATCGGGGAGTCCATCGCCGATCCGCTGCGCGCGCGGGGCATGGGGGTCCCCCCGCTCGAGCGAAGCCGGGAATGGGGGAGGGACGATTCCGTCGTGCGCGCACGCGTGCGGGACCTCATGGAGCGCGTCGGGCTCGATCCGGCGTACTACGGGCGCTATCCGCACGAGTTCAGCGGCGGCCAGCGGCAGCGCGTCGGGATCGCGCGTGCTCTCGCCGCCGAGCCCCGGGTCATCGTGTGCGACGAGCCGGTCTCGGCGCTCGACGTGACGACGCAGGCGCAGGTGACCGCGCTGCTGGCCGAACTCCAGCGGGAGCACGGGCTCGCCCTCGTCTTCATCGCCCACGACCTCGCGGTGGTACGCCAGGTCAGCGACCGGATCGCGGTGATGCGGCAGGGGCGGATCGTCGAGCACGGAACCGTCGACGAGGTGTACGGGGCGCCGCAACAGGCGTACACCCGGCAGCTGTTGGCGGCCGTGCCCGCGCTCGACCCGGAGGCCGCGGCGCGACGCCGTACGGCCCGCAGGGAGCTGGCCGCAGCTTAA
- a CDS encoding ABC transporter permease, with translation MTGFPGFFLRRSVGTLVTLLAISVIIYAVFYVAPGDVAQITCGPRCSPAQVAQVSEQLRLDDPVYVRYWDFLQGIFVGQDYSTGTGVEHCDAPCLGLSYQSDQQVTQLILTKLPVTGSLALGAMVMWLILGVGTGVLSAWRRGRVTERVLTAVTLAGTATPVFVIGLLLMIVVCGQLEWLPFPQYVPFTDDPQQWAWNLLLPWLSLALIEAAKYARLTRSSMLETLADDHVRTFRAYGVGERSIIGKHALRGAVAPVIALSANDFGSMFGGAVLSETLFGLPGMGRELVHAVKVVDLPVVVGMVLVTGFFVVLANAVADVLYAVADRRVVLS, from the coding sequence ATGACCGGTTTCCCGGGATTCTTCCTGAGGCGCTCCGTGGGCACCCTCGTCACGCTGCTCGCCATCTCCGTGATCATCTACGCGGTCTTCTACGTGGCTCCCGGCGACGTCGCCCAGATCACCTGCGGGCCGCGCTGCTCACCGGCTCAAGTGGCTCAGGTGAGCGAGCAGTTGCGGCTCGACGACCCGGTGTACGTCCGCTACTGGGACTTCCTGCAGGGCATCTTCGTCGGCCAGGACTACTCGACGGGCACCGGCGTCGAGCACTGCGACGCCCCCTGCCTCGGGCTCTCCTACCAGAGCGACCAGCAGGTCACCCAGCTGATCCTGACGAAGCTGCCGGTCACCGGGTCGCTCGCGCTCGGCGCCATGGTGATGTGGCTGATCCTCGGGGTCGGCACCGGGGTGCTCTCCGCCTGGCGGCGCGGACGCGTCACCGAGCGGGTCCTGACCGCCGTCACGCTCGCGGGCACGGCCACGCCCGTCTTCGTCATCGGCCTGCTGCTGATGATCGTGGTCTGCGGCCAGCTCGAATGGCTGCCCTTCCCGCAGTACGTGCCGTTCACCGACGACCCGCAGCAGTGGGCGTGGAACCTGCTGCTGCCCTGGCTGTCGCTCGCGCTGATCGAGGCCGCCAAGTACGCGCGCCTCACCCGCTCCTCGATGCTGGAGACCCTCGCCGACGACCACGTACGCACGTTTCGCGCGTACGGCGTCGGGGAGCGCTCGATCATCGGCAAGCACGCCCTGCGGGGCGCGGTCGCGCCGGTCATCGCGCTCAGCGCCAACGACTTCGGGTCGATGTTCGGCGGCGCGGTGCTCAGCGAGACGCTCTTCGGGCTGCCCGGCATGGGGCGCGAACTCGTGCACGCGGTCAAGGTCGTCGACCTGCCGGTCGTGGTCGGCATGGTCCTGGTGACCGGCTTCTTCGTGGTGCTCGCCAATGCCGTCGCGGACGTGCTGTACGCGGTGGCCGACCGAAGGGTGGTCCTGTCATGA
- a CDS encoding ABC transporter permease: MSEALLASGAGTGVTAPAPASGARQFWRRLRTQRAALVAAAVVALLVLVALAAPLLTAIEGQDPSTYHPDLIDSGRGGVPIGSFGGISAEHWLGVEPQTGRDLFARLVYGARVSLGVALAATVVQVVLGVGVGIAAGLGNRLVDQVLSRATDVIVAMPLMVLSLALMAIVPSGFPRPVLVALVIGLIAWGSTAKIVRAQTITLKELDYVAAARLSGWSTWRIARRELLPGLAAPVITYAALLVPVNITVEAALSFLGVGVKPPTASWGQMLTSADIWYQAAPQYLLLPAGALFVTVLALTVLGDGVRTALDPRAASRLSIGTGRKREGKA, encoded by the coding sequence ATGAGCGAGGCCCTGTTGGCCTCGGGAGCGGGGACGGGCGTCACGGCGCCCGCCCCGGCTTCCGGTGCCCGTCAGTTCTGGCGGCGGCTGCGCACGCAGCGCGCCGCCCTCGTCGCGGCGGCCGTCGTCGCGCTTCTCGTCCTGGTCGCGCTCGCCGCGCCGCTGCTCACCGCCATCGAGGGCCAGGACCCCAGCACGTACCACCCCGACCTCATCGACTCCGGCCGTGGCGGCGTGCCCATCGGCTCGTTCGGCGGGATCAGCGCCGAGCACTGGCTCGGCGTCGAACCGCAGACCGGGCGGGATTTGTTCGCCCGGCTCGTGTACGGCGCGCGGGTCTCCCTCGGTGTCGCGCTCGCCGCGACGGTCGTCCAGGTGGTGCTCGGCGTCGGCGTCGGCATCGCGGCCGGGCTCGGCAACCGCCTGGTGGACCAGGTGCTCAGCCGCGCCACCGACGTCATCGTCGCCATGCCGCTGATGGTCCTCTCGCTCGCCCTGATGGCGATCGTGCCCAGCGGCTTCCCGCGCCCCGTCCTGGTCGCCCTGGTCATCGGGCTCATCGCCTGGGGCAGCACGGCCAAGATCGTGCGCGCGCAGACCATCACCCTCAAGGAGCTCGATTACGTGGCCGCCGCCCGGCTGAGCGGCTGGAGCACCTGGCGCATCGCGCGCCGCGAACTCCTGCCGGGACTCGCCGCCCCCGTCATCACCTACGCGGCGCTGCTCGTCCCCGTGAACATCACGGTGGAGGCCGCGCTCTCCTTCCTCGGCGTCGGCGTCAAACCGCCGACCGCGTCCTGGGGCCAGATGCTCACCTCGGCCGACATCTGGTACCAGGCCGCGCCGCAGTACCTACTGCTGCCCGCCGGGGCTCTGTTCGTGACCGTCCTCGCGCTGACCGTCCTCGGTGACGGCGTGCGGACCGCGCTCGATCCACGGGCCGCGTCGCGGCTGAGCATCGGGACGGGGCGCAAGCGGGAGGGCAAGGCATGA
- a CDS encoding ABC transporter substrate-binding protein yields the protein MRQPSVIARRVAAASVSLVLAAGAAACAGPEDNDAGGGGADGKPAKGGTLTVLNSDPQVDFDPARLYTSGGGNVPSLVFRTLTTRNREDGAKGSEVVPDLATDLGKSSKNATVWTYTLKKGLKYEDGSPITSADIKYGIERSFAGELSGGAPYLRDWLIGGDKYAGPYKDKSGKGLKSIETPDERTIVFRLNKPEGEFPYLATQTQFTPVPKSKDKGTKYEEHPVSSGPYKVVKNENDGERLTLERNPHWSAKTDPERKAYPDKIDVRSGLNSSVINQRLSAGQGADAAAVTTDTNLGPAELAKVTGDKALASRVGTGHFGYTNYLAFNPKVKPFDDPKVRQAISYAVDRSSVVNAAGGSSLAEPATTYLPNQKSFGYTKYDHFPAGKSGNAKKARELLKEAGHKDGLTITLTHSNAKDFETSPEIATAIQDALKKAGIKVKLEGLEDNDYKDKVHSAKSEPGLFLAHWGADWPSGGPFLAPIFDGRQIVKDGANFNTGFLDDKAVNDEIDEINKLTDLDAAAKRWGALDKKIGEQALTVPLFHPVYKRLYGKDVKNIVISDWTGVLDVSQVAVK from the coding sequence ATGCGCCAACCGTCCGTCATAGCCCGCCGCGTGGCAGCGGCATCCGTCAGCCTCGTCCTGGCAGCGGGCGCCGCCGCCTGCGCGGGCCCCGAGGACAACGACGCCGGGGGCGGCGGCGCCGACGGCAAGCCCGCCAAGGGCGGCACGCTCACCGTCCTCAACAGCGACCCGCAGGTCGACTTCGACCCGGCGCGGCTCTACACCTCCGGCGGCGGGAACGTCCCCTCGCTCGTCTTCCGCACCCTGACCACCCGCAACCGCGAGGACGGCGCCAAGGGCTCGGAGGTCGTGCCGGACCTCGCCACGGACCTCGGCAAGTCGAGCAAGAACGCCACGGTGTGGACGTACACCCTGAAGAAGGGGCTCAAGTACGAGGACGGTTCGCCGATCACCTCCGCCGACATCAAGTACGGCATCGAGCGCTCCTTCGCCGGCGAACTCTCCGGTGGCGCGCCCTATTTGAGGGACTGGCTGATCGGCGGCGACAAGTACGCCGGGCCCTACAAGGACAAGAGCGGCAAGGGGCTGAAGTCGATCGAGACGCCCGACGAGCGGACCATCGTCTTCCGGCTGAACAAGCCCGAGGGTGAATTCCCCTATCTGGCGACGCAGACGCAGTTCACGCCTGTCCCCAAGAGCAAGGACAAGGGCACGAAGTACGAGGAGCACCCGGTCTCCTCGGGCCCGTACAAGGTCGTGAAGAACGAGAACGACGGCGAGCGCCTGACCCTGGAGCGCAACCCGCACTGGTCGGCGAAGACCGACCCGGAGCGCAAGGCCTACCCGGACAAGATCGACGTGCGGTCCGGCCTCAACTCCTCCGTCATCAACCAGCGGCTCTCGGCCGGTCAGGGCGCGGACGCCGCCGCCGTGACCACCGACACCAACCTCGGCCCCGCCGAACTCGCCAAGGTCACCGGCGACAAGGCACTGGCCTCGCGCGTCGGCACCGGGCACTTCGGATACACGAATTACCTCGCCTTCAACCCGAAGGTGAAGCCCTTCGACGACCCGAAGGTGCGCCAGGCCATCTCGTACGCCGTCGACCGCTCCTCCGTGGTCAACGCGGCAGGCGGCTCGTCGCTCGCCGAGCCCGCCACGACGTACCTGCCGAACCAGAAGTCCTTCGGATACACGAAGTACGACCACTTCCCGGCAGGCAAGTCCGGCAACGCGAAGAAGGCCAGGGAGCTCCTGAAGGAGGCCGGTCACAAGGACGGGCTCACCATCACGCTGACCCACTCCAACGCCAAGGACTTCGAGACGAGCCCGGAGATCGCCACCGCGATCCAGGACGCCCTGAAGAAGGCCGGGATCAAGGTCAAGCTGGAGGGCCTGGAGGACAACGACTACAAGGACAAGGTGCACAGCGCCAAGTCCGAGCCGGGTCTCTTCCTCGCCCACTGGGGTGCCGACTGGCCCTCCGGCGGCCCCTTCCTCGCCCCGATCTTCGACGGACGGCAGATCGTGAAGGACGGCGCCAACTTCAACACCGGCTTCCTGGACGACAAGGCCGTCAACGACGAGATCGACGAGATCAACAAGCTCACCGACCTCGACGCGGCGGCCAAGCGCTGGGGCGCCCTCGACAAGAAGATCGGCGAGCAGGCCCTGACCGTGCCGCTCTTCCACCCGGTCTACAAGCGGCTGTACGGCAAGGACGTCAAGAACATCGTGATCAGCGACTGGACGGGCGTCCTCGACGTCTCGCAGGTCGCGGTCAAGTAG
- a CDS encoding Ms4533A family Cys-rich leader peptide: MSPRHASSRAALELALFGVTALCVSDIHCC; the protein is encoded by the coding sequence ATGTCGCCTCGTCACGCCTCCTCGCGCGCCGCCCTTGAGCTGGCGCTCTTTGGCGTGACCGCGCTCTGCGTGTCCGACATTCACTGTTGCTGA
- a CDS encoding DUF3152 domain-containing protein — translation MGRHSRRGSADLADNTGSAGNTDTGDVPAPQGTRPPAPGTGRRRRAPGDPGTPAHGFPQATPPRGMPQATPPHGSPHVRGGHPEQREPGGAWGAGPRLGAAYGAPGARTAPPRLPGPRREYVDAFGDEFAEEDLFGGGATGATPTVTGPAPMAAGGPPLRTPPPRDPYASVTDWDRSVDEEEEAQGELWADAADGADGADGGPGAPADGDAKEGKGGGKGRTFTGIAAAAVTTVLAVVVAGQVTGGPKDSAAPRTQAAEGQDGRAAGEDASRSDDRPTPPESAPATYETKMAKKYPLDAKLTASGDFDAMAGFEKAPGKGQLFRYRVDVEKGMGLDGELFASAVQKTLNDDRSWAHKGGRTFERISSGKPDFVITLASPGTTAKWCAKSGLDTMAQNVSCDSAATDRVMINAYRWAQGAKTYGDRIHPYRQMLINHEVGHRLGFNHTDCTKDGELAPVMQQQTKFLDHDGIKCKANPWAFPKS, via the coding sequence GTGGGACGTCATAGCCGCCGAGGTTCGGCCGACCTCGCAGACAACACGGGCAGCGCGGGCAACACAGACACCGGCGACGTACCGGCACCGCAGGGCACACGTCCGCCGGCTCCCGGCACGGGACGCCGCAGACGCGCTCCCGGGGACCCCGGCACGCCCGCGCACGGCTTCCCGCAGGCGACCCCGCCGCGCGGCATGCCCCAGGCCACCCCGCCGCACGGCTCGCCGCATGTCCGTGGTGGCCACCCCGAGCAGCGTGAGCCGGGCGGGGCGTGGGGAGCCGGGCCGCGGCTGGGTGCCGCCTACGGGGCGCCGGGAGCGCGGACCGCGCCGCCCCGCTTGCCGGGGCCGCGCCGCGAGTACGTGGACGCGTTCGGCGACGAGTTCGCGGAGGAGGACCTCTTCGGGGGCGGCGCGACCGGTGCCACGCCCACGGTGACCGGTCCGGCGCCCATGGCGGCCGGGGGCCCGCCCCTGCGGACACCCCCGCCCCGTGACCCGTACGCCTCCGTCACCGACTGGGACCGCTCGGTCGACGAGGAAGAGGAAGCACAGGGAGAGCTCTGGGCCGACGCGGCCGACGGAGCGGATGGAGCCGATGGCGGCCCCGGAGCCCCCGCGGACGGCGACGCCAAGGAAGGCAAGGGCGGCGGCAAGGGCCGCACCTTCACCGGGATCGCCGCCGCCGCTGTCACCACCGTCCTCGCGGTCGTGGTGGCCGGCCAGGTGACCGGCGGGCCGAAGGACTCCGCCGCTCCCAGGACACAGGCCGCGGAGGGCCAGGACGGCCGCGCCGCGGGCGAGGACGCGTCCCGCTCGGACGACCGGCCCACGCCCCCCGAGTCCGCCCCGGCGACGTACGAGACGAAGATGGCGAAGAAGTATCCGCTCGACGCCAAGCTCACGGCGTCCGGCGACTTCGACGCGATGGCCGGGTTCGAAAAGGCGCCGGGCAAGGGGCAGTTGTTCCGCTACCGCGTCGACGTCGAGAAGGGCATGGGCCTGGACGGCGAACTGTTCGCGTCGGCCGTGCAGAAGACCCTGAACGACGACCGGAGCTGGGCGCACAAGGGCGGCCGGACCTTCGAGCGGATCTCTTCGGGGAAGCCCGATTTCGTGATCACGCTCGCGAGCCCGGGGACGACCGCGAAGTGGTGCGCGAAGTCCGGGCTCGACACCATGGCGCAGAACGTCTCCTGTGACTCCGCCGCCACGGACCGCGTGATGATCAACGCCTATCGCTGGGCGCAGGGCGCCAAGACCTACGGCGACCGCATCCACCCGTACCGGCAGATGCTGATCAATCACGAGGTCGGGCACCGGCTCGGCTTCAACCACACGGACTGCACGAAGGACGGCGAGCTCGCGCCCGTCATGCAGCAGCAGACGAAGTTCCTCGACCACGACGGAATCAAGTGCAAGGCCAACCCCTGGGCTTTTCCCAAGAGTTGA